The Leptospira terpstrae serovar Hualin str. LT 11-33 = ATCC 700639 nucleotide sequence AGCAGCCATTGACTTATCTTTATTTTTACGTGCAACAGATGGAAATTTAATCCTACCTTCAACAGATAGACTCCCCATAGGATTTCCTAAACCTATTGAGTATAAAAAACTGGAACTGGAAAAGAGCATTAAACTTGCTTGGAAGTATAGACCAGAATTACAAGACTTCGAATTCAAACGAGACAAAGTTCGTGTTGACCAAGATATGGGATACAATGCATTAAAGCCGCAAGTAGATTTGGTAGTCGCAGGGTCTCAAGACTTTGGACCAGGTTCTGTGACAAGAGCCAAACCAGAACTTGAAGCATCACTTGTTCTCAATCTTCCGATCCAAACCAAACGCCCGAGAGGAATGATTGGTGCTGCAGAAGCTAAGATTGCCCAACTGGATCAGGAATTACAATTCTCAAAAGATAAAATCAAAACTGAAGTACAAGATTCCATTTCCGAGGTGATTGCTTCGGCAAAACGCGTAATGGTTACTCAAAATGAAGTAGAACTCGCAAGAAAGTTAGAAGAGATGGAACGAGAACGATTTACTCTTGGTGATTCAACACTTCTATTTGTGAATATTAGAGAACAGACAAGTGCAGAAGCAGCAGTACGTGAAATTAAGGCTTTGTACGATCATCATGTAGCCATTGCCAATTTCCAAGCAGCAACTGCTTCGATTTTGCAAATTTCACCCTTTCCTTAGTCTGTTTTATGATTTAGAAAAAAAAACGACTTTCACTACTCAATGAATCCCTAAACTTTTCCCTAAAGAAGGTTTCTATGCACGGGGAAGAATCACTACTACAAGACATAGGTCTCAGTATTATTTTCGCAACAGTCTTAAGTCACATCGCCAGAGTCCTCAAACAGCCGTTAATTTTAGGTTATATTATCGGTGGAGCAATGCTCGGGAAAGAAATGGGATTTGAACTTGTCACAAACGAAGCAAGTATAGAACTCATTTCCGAAATTGGACTTATTCTTTTGTTATTCATCATTGGACTCGAAATCAATTTAGCAGAACTTGCGAAAATGGGCAAGGCCATGTTTACCTTAGGTATCCTCCAATTTACACTTTCTGTTGCCTTTGTTTATTCCGTTTTTCCTTTTTTTGGTCTTTCTATTGGTTCTGAAAAATTTGACCTTCTTTACATTGCCGTTGCCCTTTCTTTAAGTTCCACTCTCATTGTTGTGAAACTTTTACAAGACAAAGTGGAGATCAATACACTCTCTGGTAAGTTAACCGTTGGGGTTTTGGTATTCCAAGACATCTGGGCTATTTTGTTTATGGGGGTCCAACCCAACCTCAACAATCCAGAAATATTAAAAATTCTAACCTCTGTCGGAATCATTGTCCTATTAATTGCCTTTAGTTTTAGCGTCAGCAGGTATGTTCTCGCAAGGTTATACAAAGCCTGCGCTAGTAGCCCCGAATTAATACTACTAACATCGATTATGTGGTGTTTTCTTGTCTGCGGAATTGCTGGAGAAGCAGGACTTTCCAAAGAAATGGGTGCCCTCGTTGCTGGTATGAGTATCGCTGCCTTCCCTTATGGTGCAGATGTAATTTCCAAACTCATTGGGATTCGAGATTTTTTTGTTACTTTATTTTTCGTAGCTTTAGGACTAAAAGTTCCTCTTCCTAGTTTAGAAGTGATTGGATTATCTGCAGCAATCATTGCTCTCATGTTATTTGTAAGAATGATTACCATCGCCCCAGTCATCATCAAACTAAACAAAGGGGTTCGCAATGGATTCCTCACTGCCCTTAACTTGGCACAAATTTCAGAATTCTCTCTCGTTATCTTAGCGTTAGGTGCTGGATTTGAACACATCACTCCAAAACTACAGGCAGTGATTCTTACATCGACCATTATCGCCTCGGTTCTTTCCACATACATCATTATGTTCAACCATGACATTGCTGCCACCTTAGAAAGACTGCTCGCTCGTGTGGGAATCTCCGACCAAACCGAAGAGTCATCCAAAGAGGATAAGGCAGGTCACAGTGGGCACGGAGGACATGGAGACGGTATGGTGCGAGATATCATTGTCCTTGGATACTTTCGGATTGCACGAGCCTTTGTGGAATACTTAGAAGACTTATCGCCATCTCTCATCAAACGTATCATCATTGCTGACTATAATCCAGCATTCAAAGAAGAACTTACAAACAAAGGATTCCAGTGGGCTTATGCCGATCTTGCTCATCCCGATTCCTTATCTCATATTGGACTTCATGATGCTTCGATGGTCATTTGTACCATCTCTGATTCTTTTTTGAAAGGAACCAATAACAACCGTTTGCTTTCCACACTGAGTAAACTGGCGCCCAATGCAAAAATTATTTTAACCAGTGATGAACCGGGAGAGGCAAAAAAATTAGTAAGTGATGGAGCACAAAAGGTTATCGTACCGGGTGTCATCACCGGTGAATTTTTATATGATTATATTTCTCGGGGAATGAGGAATAACGAAAGAGTGGTGTAGTCATTTTTTCGTTACTAAGTGAAGTAGAATCAAATTGTCTTAAGTTATAAGAAAATAAATATCGAAAATAAGCCGGCACATTCATGCCGGCTATTCAACTAATTGGAAGTTAAATTACTCCCTTTTCAGAAATGAATCTAAGGATTTAGATTTTTCCCATATCAATCACAAACCGATAACGAATGTCACTGTTTAACACTCTCGCATAAGCCTCGTTTACCTGTTTTGGTTGGATAAGTTCAATCTCTGGGGTAATGTTATGTTTGCCACAAAAGTCTAACATTTCTTGCGTTTCTTTGATCGAACCGATCACGGATCCAGCAAAATTCCTTCTCATCATAATCAGTGGAAAAGGGTGAATCGAAAGTGGTTTTTCGGGTGCACCCACAGACACGAGAGTTCCGTCCATTTTGAGTAATCCAAAATATTCTGCCATATTCAAATCAGCAGAAGATATCGTATTGATGATTAAATCAAAACGAAGTGCATTTCCTTGGAATACCCCCGATTCTTTGGTAAAAAGAAAATAGTCAGCACCCAATTTTTTTGCATCTTGTTCTTTACTCACAGATCCACTAAGAACTGTCACTTCTGCTCCCATTGCTTTTGCAAGTTTGACTGCCATATGTCCTAGACCACCAAGGCCCATCACAGCTACCTTTTTACCTGGCCCTGTTTTCCAATGATTTAATGGAGAGTATGTGGTGATTCCTGCACACAATAGCGGTGCTGCTTTGTCTAGTGGAAGATTGTCTGGAATTCGTAAAACAAAATCTTCATTCACAACAATTACATCAGAATATCCACCTTGTGTGATAGTAGATCCATCTTTTTCCAAAGAACCGTAAGTCAGAGTATTTCCTGAAATACAATATTGTTCCATATCCTCTTTACAATGTGCGCATTCCCGACAGGAATCCACCATACAACCAACTCCCACTCGGTCGCCTATCTTGTATTTGGTGACTTTTGAAACTACGGTTTTCACAATACCGGCAATTTCATGTCCAGGCACCATAGGGAATGCAGCTCCAAAACCCCATTCATCACGCGTCATGTGTTTATCTGAATGACAAATCCCACTATATTTGATATCGAGAACAACATCATATTCTTTTGGATCTCTTCTTTCAAAACTATAGGGAACAAGAGCTTCTTTTGATTTTAATGCAGCGATTCCTTTTGCTTTTATCATTTGTTTATCTTACCTTTTTGAATTAGCAGTAGTCTCATGGTTGCATAATACTCTAATTATAAGTTTAAACCAATACACAGAAGTCTATTTTCTTGCCTAATTCTACAAAATGCAAAATAATCTCTTGTTATTTAGAACTTTCGGAGTTTCATAGGAAAGATATGGGCCAGGTAGAAGAAAATAACAAAAACATAGTCAAACATTTAGAATCTCTTTTGCCCAAACCTGGCAACTTGGAAACCGGGATTCCCGGCCTCACTTTGTTTCGGATCAACGAGTCGTTTGTTCGAGTGCCAATGACTTATCACCCACGCATCATCCTGATGGCCCAAGGATCCAAACGAGTTTTTTTAGGGGAAGATACCTTTTCTTATGATCCCTCACAATACCTAGTACTTTCCGTTCCCATTCCCCTGGAATGTGATGCTGTTGCCGATGAGAATAAACCCATTTTGGGATTTGCAATCGACGTAGACCCTCAAGAAGTGGCCGAAATACTACTGTTAAGTGATGATACAAAGTATTCTGGGGAAACCATACCACGAGGAATTTATGGAGCCAGTGTATCAAAAGAAATTTCAAATGCTTCTTTGCGTCTCATTCAATCCTTGTTTTCCAAAACAGATCTTCGTGTTTTAGGAAAGTCCATCGTTCGAGAAATCATTTATCGTGTGTTAATTGGAGAAAATGGAGAGACTTTACAAGCATTGGCTCATCGGAATCGAAAATTTTTCCAAATTGCACAAATACTAAATCGGATTCATAAAGAATATGCAGAAGAGTTTGACATCAATGAATTAGCATTCAGTGCAGGTATGAGCACATCCAACTTTCACAATTGTTTTAAAACAGTGACAAATACTTCTCCATTACAATACATAAAAGCCGTAAGATTACAAAAAGCTCGGAGTTTAATGTTAACAGAAGGAACGAACGCCATCACAGCAGCACAAAAAGTTGGATATGAAAGTCCTTCTCAATTTAGTAGAGAATACAAACGGTACTTTGGCGTTTCACCAGCCAAAGACCAGGTGCAGTTAGCTATCTAAATCAAACCCTTTCGTTTGAATTCAGCGATTACCACTTCTAAATCGGCAGGAGAATCCACACCAAGATTGGCTTTATCAGAAAGATACACTCCAATCGTAGATCCATTCTGTAAGGCACGGAGTTGTTCTAAAGACTCTACCGTCTCCCAATCGGAAGCCGGTAGTTGGTTATAATTCATTAAAAAATCCCGTTCGTAAGCATAGATTCCTAGATGTCTAAAATACTTAGCGTCCCCTTTAAAAGAGGCAGGGATGGGAGAACGAGAAAAATAATTGGCACGTCCGTTTCTATCAAAGACCACCTTCACTTTGTTAGGATCTTTTGAATCTTCGGCTTCGGTAAAAGGAACAGCTGCTGTAGCCATTTCCCAATTTCTATGTTTTATTTTTAATCCCACCACTCCATCGATGAGTGTGGCTTCCATACCCGGTTCGTCTCCTTGGATATTGACTATGATTCCATAGTTTGGATATTTTTCTGCGACTTCAATAATGCGGTCTGTCCCGGTAGGATGGTCGGGACTGGTAAGTACAGATTCCCCGCCAAAGGATAAAACAACCTCATGGATTCGTTTGTCATCGGTTGCGACCACCAAACGGTGAAAAGATTTTGAAAGGGAAGCATGATGGTAAGTCCACTGGATCATTGGTTTTGTACCAATGAGGGCCAGTGGTTTTCCGGGAAGCCTTGTGCTCGCGTAGCGAGCAGGGATCACACCTAGGATTTGGTCGGACATAGTCCTAGTTTACCAAGAACTCGGTAAAGTAAACCTCTTTGATTTTTCCATTTGTCAAAATGTGATTTAAGTGGGCTTTGATCTCCTCACGTAAATCCAATTGGTTGGTAATGGATTTTAAATCATCTTTTGTTTTACGAGCAATGACTAAGTTGATAATGTTTTGCATTTGAGCCACACGTGCGGCAAGTTCCGCAGAAAGTGCTGGTTGGCCTGATTCAAATCCAAGTGACATTTTTAACTTAACAAAGTGTGATTCACCAACATCCGAAGTATTTACTCTAAATTCTTCTTGAAATGTGTAAACTTCCAAAGGAGGGGGAGCTTTCACAAGAGAGATATTCTTTTGTTGTTTGAACACACTCGTTGCCGTCTTTTGAGCAACAAACATCGATATAACGGTTACAATGATAATCCCGAAAATTGCTGCAGCGATGTACAATAACCATTTTACAATGGGGGACATCCCTGCAGAGGCGGAACTACCTTCGGCTAACCCACCTTCTTCTTCATCTACTTCACGGTCACCCATGTTAAAATTCTCCTTCTACATTTGTTTCAGTGTTCGGTAAACGAGTGTCAGGTAAGCCGTATTTGCTTTCCCCTGGCGCACGTTTTGTAGACTTCTCGGTTAGGATGATGATATCCACTCTTCGGTTGAAAGCTTTAGCTTCCGGTGTACCTTCATTTTCTAATACAAGAGGTCTATAGGATCCAAAACTTACAGCTTGGAACCAACTTGGTTCAATTTCTTCGGAATTGATCATAAATACAGTAGCATTGACAGCTCGAGCTCCCGCCAAATCCCAGTTATTGATATATTCTCTTTCTTCTCTTCCGGGTCGGTTCACAGGATTGACAGCATCATCATCACTATGTCCTTCCACTCGAACAAATCGTTCGAGTCCTTTGATAAGACCCGCCGCCTTACGTAACGTTTCTCGAATGGTTGGTGTTAAGATCGCGGAACCTGGATAAAAATAATCAGCACCAACAAGAGAGATCACAAGTCCTCTTTCATTTTCAGAAATACGAACTTTTCCAGCTTCTACTTCCGGTTTAAACACTTCATGAGCATCTTTTTTTGCTTTGGAAAGGTTACGTCCCACAACTTGAGAAGGTAGGGATTCAATTTGCATACCCATCTCTTCTAATGAACCTTTGGAAAGAGTTTGTCCCCCAGTGAAAAATCCTGTTGTGGATTTGAATGCAGATAGAATGATCTGCATCTCCTTTGCATCAGTTTTTCCTGTTGTATACAAAAGGATAAAGAAAC carries:
- a CDS encoding NAD(P)-dependent alcohol dehydrogenase; this encodes MIKAKGIAALKSKEALVPYSFERRDPKEYDVVLDIKYSGICHSDKHMTRDEWGFGAAFPMVPGHEIAGIVKTVVSKVTKYKIGDRVGVGCMVDSCRECAHCKEDMEQYCISGNTLTYGSLEKDGSTITQGGYSDVIVVNEDFVLRIPDNLPLDKAAPLLCAGITTYSPLNHWKTGPGKKVAVMGLGGLGHMAVKLAKAMGAEVTVLSGSVSKEQDAKKLGADYFLFTKESGVFQGNALRFDLIINTISSADLNMAEYFGLLKMDGTLVSVGAPEKPLSIHPFPLIMMRRNFAGSVIGSIKETQEMLDFCGKHNITPEIELIQPKQVNEAYARVLNSDIRYRFVIDMGKI
- a CDS encoding cation:proton antiporter, encoding MHGEESLLQDIGLSIIFATVLSHIARVLKQPLILGYIIGGAMLGKEMGFELVTNEASIELISEIGLILLLFIIGLEINLAELAKMGKAMFTLGILQFTLSVAFVYSVFPFFGLSIGSEKFDLLYIAVALSLSSTLIVVKLLQDKVEINTLSGKLTVGVLVFQDIWAILFMGVQPNLNNPEILKILTSVGIIVLLIAFSFSVSRYVLARLYKACASSPELILLTSIMWCFLVCGIAGEAGLSKEMGALVAGMSIAAFPYGADVISKLIGIRDFFVTLFFVALGLKVPLPSLEVIGLSAAIIALMLFVRMITIAPVIIKLNKGVRNGFLTALNLAQISEFSLVILALGAGFEHITPKLQAVILTSTIIASVLSTYIIMFNHDIAATLERLLARVGISDQTEESSKEDKAGHSGHGGHGDGMVRDIIVLGYFRIARAFVEYLEDLSPSLIKRIIIADYNPAFKEELTNKGFQWAYADLAHPDSLSHIGLHDASMVICTISDSFLKGTNNNRLLSTLSKLAPNAKIILTSDEPGEAKKLVSDGAQKVIVPGVITGEFLYDYISRGMRNNERVV
- a CDS encoding AraC family transcriptional regulator gives rise to the protein MGQVEENNKNIVKHLESLLPKPGNLETGIPGLTLFRINESFVRVPMTYHPRIILMAQGSKRVFLGEDTFSYDPSQYLVLSVPIPLECDAVADENKPILGFAIDVDPQEVAEILLLSDDTKYSGETIPRGIYGASVSKEISNASLRLIQSLFSKTDLRVLGKSIVREIIYRVLIGENGETLQALAHRNRKFFQIAQILNRIHKEYAEEFDINELAFSAGMSTSNFHNCFKTVTNTSPLQYIKAVRLQKARSLMLTEGTNAITAAQKVGYESPSQFSREYKRYFGVSPAKDQVQLAI
- the kdsB gene encoding 3-deoxy-manno-octulosonate cytidylyltransferase, encoding MSDQILGVIPARYASTRLPGKPLALIGTKPMIQWTYHHASLSKSFHRLVVATDDKRIHEVVLSFGGESVLTSPDHPTGTDRIIEVAEKYPNYGIIVNIQGDEPGMEATLIDGVVGLKIKHRNWEMATAAVPFTEAEDSKDPNKVKVVFDRNGRANYFSRSPIPASFKGDAKYFRHLGIYAYERDFLMNYNQLPASDWETVESLEQLRALQNGSTIGVYLSDKANLGVDSPADLEVVIAEFKRKGLI
- the motB gene encoding flagellar motor protein MotB, whose amino-acid sequence is MASKKEKCPECIQKVPEFMATYGDMVTLLLCFFILLYTTGKTDAKEMQIILSAFKSTTGFFTGGQTLSKGSLEEMGMQIESLPSQVVGRNLSKAKKDAHEVFKPEVEAGKVRISENERGLVISLVGADYFYPGSAILTPTIRETLRKAAGLIKGLERFVRVEGHSDDDAVNPVNRPGREEREYINNWDLAGARAVNATVFMINSEEIEPSWFQAVSFGSYRPLVLENEGTPEAKAFNRRVDIIILTEKSTKRAPGESKYGLPDTRLPNTETNVEGEF
- a CDS encoding flagellar basal body-associated FliL family protein: MGDREVDEEEGGLAEGSSASAGMSPIVKWLLYIAAAIFGIIIVTVISMFVAQKTATSVFKQQKNISLVKAPPPLEVYTFQEEFRVNTSDVGESHFVKLKMSLGFESGQPALSAELAARVAQMQNIINLVIARKTKDDLKSITNQLDLREEIKAHLNHILTNGKIKEVYFTEFLVN